The Ramlibacter sp. PS4R-6 nucleotide sequence CTCGATGCCGTCGGTGTACTCGGCCATGCGCGGCAACGGGATCACCACGTCCTCGTTGATCTTGAAGGCGTTGGTGTGCTTGCTGATCGCGGCCGTCCGCTTGCGGTCCAGCCAGAACTTCTTGCGCGCCTCGGGGCTGATGGCGACGAAGCCCTCGCCGCTGCGCGAGTTGGCGATGCGCACCACCTCGGACGTCGCCCGCGCCACCGCGTCGGGGTCGTCGCCGGCGATGTCGCCGACCAGCACCATCTTCGGCAGCACGGCGCGCTTGGACTTGGTCGCGTAGCCGACCGCCTTCAGGTAGCGGTCGTCCAGGTGCTCGAGGCCGGCCAGCAGCACGCCCGAACGCTTCTGCTCGGCGAACATGAAGTCCTTGATCTCGACGATGGAGGGCACCGCATCCTTCGCGTTGCCGAAGAACTCCAGGCACACCGTGCGCGTATGCGCCGGCATGCGGTGGACCACCCAGCGCGCGCTGGTGATGAGGCCGTCGCAGCCTTCCTTCTGGATGCCCGGCAGCCCCGAGAGGAACTTGTCGGTGACGTCCTTGCCCAGGCCCTCCTTGCGGAAGGTGAAGCCGGGAATCTCGAGCGTTTCGCCGCGCACGAAGGTCTTGCCGTCGGCCTCGAAATACTTCAGGTCGAAGCGCGCGACTTCGGCGTCGTGGATCTTGCCCAGGTTGTGGTCGGTGCGCCTGACTTCCAGCCACTGCGATTGCGGCGTCACCATGCGCCACGACACCAGGTTGTCCAGCGCCGTGCCCCACAGCACGGCCTTCTTGCCGCCGGCGTTCATCGCGATGTTGCCGCCGATGCACGATGCCTCGGCCGAGGTGGGGTCCACCGCGAACACGAAGCCCGCGCGTTCGGCAGCGTCGGCCACGCGCTGCGTGACCACGCCCGCCTCGGTCCAGATCGTCGGCACCGGCTGCGCGTGACCGGGGATCGCGGTCATCTCGACCTCGGTCATCGCCTCGAGCTTTTCGGTGTTGATGACGGCGCTCTTCCACGTCAGCGGCACCGCGCCGCCGGTGTAGCCGGTGCCGCCGCCGCGCGGAATGATGGTCAGGCCCAGCGCGATGCAGCCCTTCACCAGAGCGGCCATCTCGGACTCGGTGTCGGGCGTGAGGACGACGAAGGGGTACTCCACGCGCCAGTCGGTCGCATCGGTCACGTGCGACACGCGCGACAGGCCGTCGAACTTGATGTTGTCCTTCGCGGTGCAGCGGCGCAGCGCCTTGAGCGCCTGCTTGCGCAGGTCGGACACCTCGCGGAACGACGCATCGAAGGCGTGCACGGCGCGCTTCGCGTCGTCGAGCAGCTCGCCGACCAGCGCGTCGCGTTCGGCGTCGCCCTCGGGCGAGCGGCGCTTCTCGACCTCGTGCAGGCGGTGGTGCAGCGCCTCGACCAGCTGCTTGCGCCGGCCGGGGTTGTCGAGCAGGTCGTCCTGCAGGTAGGGATTGCGCTGCACGACCCAGATGTCGCCCAGCACCTCGTAGAGCATGCGCGCGGAGCGGCCCGTGCGGCGCTCCTCGCGCAGGCGGTTCAGCACCTCCCACGCGCGCGCGCCGAGCAGGCGGATCACGATCTCGCGGTCGGAGAACGAGGTGTAGTTGTAGGGGATCTCGCGCAGGCGCGGCGCGTCGTCGGCCGCCGCGATGAGTTGGTTGAGCGTCGTGGGTGCGTTCATTGGAGAACGAAAGATGTTACCGCAGCGCAGCAATCACCGGGCCCGCTCATGGGAAACCCGCTTGCCCCGCGGGAAGGGCGCCCGTTCTAATCGCCGTCACAAAGCAAAGGTAGAGTCGCGCGTTTTTGCCGCGACCGAACATCCAGGAGTCTTCATGAAACGCAAACTTTCCGCGCTCGTCCTCGCCGCGGCGGCCAGCTTCGCCGCCCACGCGCAGACCGAGATCCAGTGGTGGCATTCGATGGTGGCCGTCAACGCCGAAACCGTGAACGGGCTGGCCGCCGATTTCAACGCGAAGCAGAAGGAATACAAGGTCGTCCCCGTCTACAAGGGCGTCTACGACGAGTCGATGACGGCCGCGATCGCCGCCTTCCGCGCCGGCAACGCGCCGCACATCCTGCAGGTGTTCGAGGTGGGCACGGCGACGATGATGGCCTCCAAGGGCGCCGTCGTGCCGGTGAGCAAGATCATGGCCGACGCCGGCAAGAAGTTCGACCCCGCCGCCTACGTGCCGGCCGTGGCGGGCTACTACACCGCGCCCAGCGGGCAGATGCTGAGCTTCCCCTTCAACAGCTCGACCACCGTGTTCTACGTGAACAAGGACGCGTTCACGGCGGCGGGCCTGGACACGAGCAACCTGCCGAAGACCTGGCCCGAAGTCGCGCTCGCTGCGGCCAAGCTCAAGGCCAGCGGCCACAAGTGCCCGCTCACGATCGCGTGGCAGGGCTGGACCCAGCTGGAGAGCTTCTCCACCTGGCACAACACGCTGCTCGCGACCAAGCGCAACGGCCTGGACGGCATGGACGCCCGCCTCGTGGCGAATTCGCCGCTGCACGTGCGCCACATCGAGAACCTGGCGAACATGGCCAAGACGGGCCTGTTCGTCTACAAGGGCCGCGCCAACGCGGCCGAGGCGTCGTTCGTCTCCGGCGAGTGCGCCATGATCACCACGTCGTCCGGCTTCTACGGCAACGCGTCCAAGAACGCCAAGTTCAAGTTCTCGGTCTCCACCCTGCCCTACTACCCCGACGTCGCCGGTGCGCCGCAGAACACCGTCATCGGCGGCGCCAGCCTGTGGGTGATGGCCGGCAAGAAGCCCGAGGAATACAAGGGCGTGGCCGAGTTCTTCAGCTACCTGTCGCAGCCCGAGGTCCAGTCGAAGTTCCACAAGACGACCGGCTACCTGCCGATCACGATGGCGGCCTACAAGCTCACGGAGCAGTCGGGCTTCTACAAGGAGAACCCGGGGACGGACACCGCCGTCAACCAGATGATCCGCAAGACCACGGACAAGTCGCGCGGCATCCGCCTGGGCAACTACGTGCAGATCCGCGCCATCGAGGACGAGGAATTCGAGCAGGTCTGGGCCGGCAAGAAGTCGGCGAAGGAAGCGCTCGACTCGATCGTGAAGCGCGGGAACGAGTTGCTCGAACGTTTCCAGAAAGCCAACAAGGGCTGACCGCACTCGGCAAATCAAAAAGCGGCCCGCGGGCCGCTTTTTCTTGATAATCGAAAGACGATGGAGAAGAAGGTCACGTTCCGGTCGGCGTGGTTGCCGTGGGCGCTCTTGGCGCCGCAGGCGATCATCATCCTGGTGTTCTTCTACTGGCCGGCCGTGCAGACGCTGATCCAGTCGTTCCAGCAGCAGGACGCCTTCGGCGCTTCGGTGGTGTGGATCGGGCTGGAGAACTTCCGCAACCTGTTCAACGACGAGACCTACCTGGCCTCGTTCGCCGTCACCGCGAAGTTCTCGCTGCTGGTGGCGTTCTTCGGCATCGCGCTGTCGCTGGTGCTGGCGTACTTCGCCGACCGCGTCGCGCGCGGCGCGCTCTTCTACCGCACGCTCCTGATCTGGCCGTACGCCGTCGCCCCTGCGGTGGCCGGCGTGATCTGGCTGTTCCTGTTCTCGCCCAGCATCGGCATGATCGCCTACGCCCTGCGCCAGGCCGACATCCGCTGGGACCCGCTCCTGGACAGCAACCACGCGATGGCGCTCGTCGTCATCGCCGCCGTGTGGAAGCAGATCTCCTACAACTTCCTGTTCTTCGTCGCAGGCCTGCAAAGCATCCCGCGTTCGCTGGTCGAGGCGGCGGCGATCGACGGGGCCGGGCCGTGGCGGCGTTTCTGGACGATCCAGTTCCCGCTGCTGTCGCCCACCACCTTCTTCCTCCTGGTGATCAACGTGGTGTACGCCTTCTTCGACACCTTCGGCATCATCGACGCGGCCACGCACGGCGGCCCGGGCAAGGACACCGCCATCCTGGTCTACAAGGTCTACTTCGACGGCTTCAAGGCGCTGGACCTCGGCGGCTCCGCCGCGCAGTCCGCGGTGCTGATGGTGATCGTGATCGCGCTCACCGTCATCCAGTTCCGCTTCGTGGAGAAGAAGGTGAATTACTGATGGTCGAGCGCAACCGTTTCCTCACCATCCTCACGCACGTCGTGCTCGTGCTGGGCGTGCTCGTCGTGGCCTTCCCCGTCTACCTCACGTTCATCGCGGCCACCCACACGGCGCAGGAAGTCGTGCAGGTGCCGATGCCGCTGACACCCGGCAGCCACGTCGTCGAGAACTTCCGGGCCGTGATCACGGGCGACCGCCACGGCGCCGGCACGAACGCACCCGTGGGCCGCATGATGACCGTGAGCCTGGTGATGGCGCTGGCGATCGCCATCGGCAAGATCGCCATCTCGCTGCTGTCGGCGTTCGCGATCGTCTACTTCCGCTTCCCCTTCCGCATGGCGTTCTTCTGGGCGATCTTCATCACGCTCATGCTGCCGGTGGAGGTGCGCATCCTGCCCACGTACAAGGTCGTGTCGGACCTGGGAATGCTCAATTCGTACGCGGGGCTCACGGTGCCGCTGATCGCATCGGCAACGGCGACCTTCCTGTACCGCCAGTTCTTCCTCACCGTGCCCGACGAACTGGCCGAGGCGGCGCGCATGGACGGCGCCGGGCCGCTGCGCTTCTTCAAGGACGTGCTGCTGCCGCTGTCGGCCACGAGCACGGCCGCGCTCTTCGTCATCCAGTTCATCTACGGCTGGAACCAGTACCTGTGGCCCCTGCTGGTGACCACGGAAGAGCGCATGTACCCGGTGGTCATGGGCATCAAGCAGATGATCCCCACCGGCGGCGACGCGCAGGTCGAGTGGAACCTGGTGATGGCCACGGCCATCCTGGCGATGATCCCGCCGGCGCTGGTCGTGATGCTGATGCAGAAGTGGTTCGTGCGCGGGCTGGTGGATACGGAGAAATAAGAAGATGTCGGGTATCACCCTCACCAACGTGATCAAGCGCTACGGCGCCGGCAAGCAGGCGCTGCAGGTGATCCACGGCGTGAACGCCCAGATCGGCGAAGGCGAGTTCGTCGTCATCGTCGGGCCGTCGGGCTGCGGCAAGTCCACGCTGCTGCGCATGGTCGCCGGCCTGGAGGAGATCACCGAAGGCACGATCGAGATCGGCGGGCGCGTGGTCAACAACCTGGAGCCGGCCGAGCGGGACATCGCGATGGTGTTCCAGAACTACGCGCTGTACCCGCACATGAACGTGTTCGACAACATGGCGTACGGCCTGAAGATCCGCAAGATGCCCATCGAGGAGATCAAGAACCGCGTCGACAAGGCGGCGAAGATCCTCGAGCTGTCGCACCTGCTGGACCGAAAGCCCCGCGCGCTGTCCGGCGGCCAGCGGCAACGCGTCGCGATGGGCCGCGCCATCGTGCGCGCCCCGAAGGTGTTCCTGTTCGACGAGCCGCTCTCGAACCTGGACGCCAAGCTGCGCGCGCAGACCCGCATCGAGATCCAGAAGCTGCACCGCGAACTGGGCATCACCTCGCTGTTCGTCACGCACGACCAGGTCGAGGCCATGACGCTGGCGCAGCGCATGATCGTGATGAACGCCGGCAACATGGAGCAGTTCGGCACGCCCGAGGAGGTGTACCACCGCCCCGCCAGCACGTTCGTCGCGAGCTTCATCGGTTCGCCGCCGATGAACCTGTTGAAAAACGCGCCCGGCGGCAAGGCCGGTGCGATCCTCGGCATCCGCCCCGAGCACCTCGACGTCGGCAACGACGGCTGGGAAGCAACGGTCGAGACCTGCGAACTGCTGGGCGCCGA carries:
- the ugpE gene encoding sn-glycerol-3-phosphate ABC transporter permease UgpE, which codes for MVERNRFLTILTHVVLVLGVLVVAFPVYLTFIAATHTAQEVVQVPMPLTPGSHVVENFRAVITGDRHGAGTNAPVGRMMTVSLVMALAIAIGKIAISLLSAFAIVYFRFPFRMAFFWAIFITLMLPVEVRILPTYKVVSDLGMLNSYAGLTVPLIASATATFLYRQFFLTVPDELAEAARMDGAGPLRFFKDVLLPLSATSTAALFVIQFIYGWNQYLWPLLVTTEERMYPVVMGIKQMIPTGGDAQVEWNLVMATAILAMIPPALVVMLMQKWFVRGLVDTEK
- the ugpB gene encoding sn-glycerol-3-phosphate ABC transporter substrate-binding protein UgpB, with protein sequence MKRKLSALVLAAAASFAAHAQTEIQWWHSMVAVNAETVNGLAADFNAKQKEYKVVPVYKGVYDESMTAAIAAFRAGNAPHILQVFEVGTATMMASKGAVVPVSKIMADAGKKFDPAAYVPAVAGYYTAPSGQMLSFPFNSSTTVFYVNKDAFTAAGLDTSNLPKTWPEVALAAAKLKASGHKCPLTIAWQGWTQLESFSTWHNTLLATKRNGLDGMDARLVANSPLHVRHIENLANMAKTGLFVYKGRANAAEASFVSGECAMITTSSGFYGNASKNAKFKFSVSTLPYYPDVAGAPQNTVIGGASLWVMAGKKPEEYKGVAEFFSYLSQPEVQSKFHKTTGYLPITMAAYKLTEQSGFYKENPGTDTAVNQMIRKTTDKSRGIRLGNYVQIRAIEDEEFEQVWAGKKSAKEALDSIVKRGNELLERFQKANKG
- the ugpA gene encoding sn-glycerol-3-phosphate ABC transporter permease UgpA codes for the protein MEKKVTFRSAWLPWALLAPQAIIILVFFYWPAVQTLIQSFQQQDAFGASVVWIGLENFRNLFNDETYLASFAVTAKFSLLVAFFGIALSLVLAYFADRVARGALFYRTLLIWPYAVAPAVAGVIWLFLFSPSIGMIAYALRQADIRWDPLLDSNHAMALVVIAAVWKQISYNFLFFVAGLQSIPRSLVEAAAIDGAGPWRRFWTIQFPLLSPTTFFLLVINVVYAFFDTFGIIDAATHGGPGKDTAILVYKVYFDGFKALDLGGSAAQSAVLMVIVIALTVIQFRFVEKKVNY
- the ugpC gene encoding sn-glycerol-3-phosphate ABC transporter ATP-binding protein UgpC — translated: MSGITLTNVIKRYGAGKQALQVIHGVNAQIGEGEFVVIVGPSGCGKSTLLRMVAGLEEITEGTIEIGGRVVNNLEPAERDIAMVFQNYALYPHMNVFDNMAYGLKIRKMPIEEIKNRVDKAAKILELSHLLDRKPRALSGGQRQRVAMGRAIVRAPKVFLFDEPLSNLDAKLRAQTRIEIQKLHRELGITSLFVTHDQVEAMTLAQRMIVMNAGNMEQFGTPEEVYHRPASTFVASFIGSPPMNLLKNAPGGKAGAILGIRPEHLDVGNDGWEATVETCELLGAERLVYATVGGEQVIVRTEEHVAAPQPGGRIRVKPREDRVHWFDAASGKRMG